From the genome of Fusobacterium varium, one region includes:
- a CDS encoding cellulose synthase subunit BcsC, whose protein sequence is MEDLKNRVDELLENQEYDKALELLTENEMNGETDTWTNSTTGWILGKLGRREEALEYLRKVEGEGEESSWLCCEIGWNLGALGKSKEAVYYLNRAKELGRDDIWINSELGWNMGRLDRNEEAVYYLNRAKELGRDDNWIFEELGWNLGILKKYEEALENLVISEKMKEPDAWTNSQIGWNLGKMDRDEEAVNYLKKAVEQGREDTWVFSTLAWNLGKLDRTEEALEYLLKAKELGRDDEWINSEIGWNYDRIDKYDEAYKYLKKVEDMGRNDAWFFREYGWCIGRLEGDREEEALKYLLKAEELEKADSWLNTEIGWNLGKLGKYTEALERLKKAEEQGDSSKWLYREIAWNLGRAKKPKEALEYLRKAEDKENLTPWICTEFAWNLGKLGETEEAILYLKKAKELGRDDPWVNRELGWNLGKLEKYKEALECLKKAEEMEENSDAWLYREIGWNLGMLDEFEKALEYLRKAEEMEEPDDWLNSQIGWNLGEQDKYVEAMIYIERAMKQGRNDSWINGEYGWLLTKLGKHTEALEYLKKAEEDKEKEPSNWLLEQLGDVYKEIGNYDTALEYYKK, encoded by the coding sequence ATGGAAGATTTAAAAAACAGGGTAGATGAACTTTTAGAAAATCAGGAATACGACAAAGCTCTAGAGCTCCTTACCGAGAATGAGATGAATGGGGAAACAGATACATGGACTAATTCAACAACAGGGTGGATTCTAGGAAAATTAGGAAGAAGAGAAGAAGCATTAGAGTATTTAAGAAAAGTAGAGGGAGAAGGAGAAGAGAGTTCGTGGCTGTGCTGCGAAATAGGTTGGAATTTAGGAGCTTTGGGAAAGAGTAAAGAAGCAGTATATTATCTGAATAGGGCTAAAGAACTAGGAAGAGATGATATTTGGATTAATAGTGAATTAGGTTGGAATATGGGAAGATTGGATAGGAATGAAGAAGCAGTCTACTATCTGAATAGAGCTAAAGAATTAGGAAGAGATGATAACTGGATATTTGAGGAGTTAGGTTGGAACTTAGGTATATTAAAAAAATATGAAGAAGCTCTTGAAAATCTTGTAATATCAGAAAAAATGAAAGAGCCTGATGCATGGACAAATTCTCAAATAGGCTGGAACTTAGGAAAAATGGATAGAGATGAAGAGGCAGTGAACTACCTAAAAAAAGCAGTAGAACAGGGAAGAGAAGATACATGGGTTTTTTCTACCCTTGCATGGAATTTAGGAAAATTAGATAGAACTGAAGAAGCTTTGGAATATCTTTTGAAAGCAAAAGAATTGGGAAGAGATGATGAATGGATTAACAGCGAGATAGGTTGGAACTATGATAGAATAGATAAATATGATGAAGCCTATAAATATTTAAAAAAAGTTGAAGACATGGGAAGAAATGATGCATGGTTCTTTAGAGAATATGGGTGGTGTATTGGTAGGTTAGAAGGAGATAGAGAAGAAGAGGCTCTAAAATATCTACTGAAAGCAGAGGAACTTGAAAAAGCTGATTCATGGCTGAATACTGAAATAGGCTGGAATTTGGGAAAATTAGGAAAATATACAGAAGCTCTTGAGAGATTGAAAAAAGCAGAAGAGCAAGGAGATAGCAGTAAGTGGCTGTATAGAGAGATTGCTTGGAATTTAGGAAGAGCTAAAAAACCTAAAGAAGCTTTGGAATATTTAAGAAAAGCAGAGGATAAAGAGAATTTAACTCCTTGGATTTGCACAGAGTTTGCATGGAATTTAGGGAAGCTGGGAGAAACTGAAGAAGCTATCTTATATTTGAAAAAAGCAAAAGAGTTAGGAAGAGATGACCCTTGGGTTAACAGAGAGTTAGGTTGGAATTTAGGGAAATTAGAAAAATATAAAGAGGCTTTAGAATGCTTGAAAAAGGCCGAGGAAATGGAAGAAAATTCAGATGCATGGCTGTACAGAGAAATAGGTTGGAATTTAGGTATGCTTGATGAATTTGAAAAAGCTTTGGAATATTTAAGAAAAGCTGAAGAAATGGAAGAGCCAGATGACTGGTTAAACTCACAAATAGGTTGGAATCTTGGAGAACAAGATAAATATGTAGAAGCTATGATATATATAGAAAGAGCTATGAAACAAGGAAGAAATGACTCTTGGATAAATGGAGAATATGGTTGGCTTTTAACTAAGCTTGGAAAACATACAGAAGCATTAGAGTACTTAAAAAAAGCAGAGGAAGATAAAGAAAAAGAACCATCTAACTGGCTTTTGGAGCAACTGGGAGATGTATATAAGGAGATAGGAAATTATGATACTGCTTTAGAGTATTATAAAAAATAG
- the atpF gene encoding F-type ATPase subunit b: MATTIMPAVSIDVNMFWQIINFFILVFVFNKYFKKPLGKMLEARKTKITSDLNEANANKEAAMKLQKEAEDILKKAKYQANEILKTAEHKADERRENILNEAKEQRDKIIKTAELEAVKMKSDVRKELQDEVKDLAVRLAEKLIEEKINPKLESTLIDEFIEEVGEER, translated from the coding sequence TTGGCGACAACAATTATGCCAGCAGTATCGATAGATGTCAATATGTTCTGGCAGATAATTAACTTTTTTATACTTGTCTTTGTATTTAATAAATATTTTAAGAAACCTTTAGGGAAAATGCTTGAGGCAAGAAAGACAAAAATAACAAGCGATTTAAATGAGGCTAACGCAAATAAAGAAGCAGCTATGAAACTTCAAAAAGAAGCTGAAGATATACTAAAAAAAGCTAAATATCAAGCAAATGAAATTTTAAAAACAGCTGAACATAAAGCAGATGAAAGAAGAGAAAATATTTTGAATGAAGCTAAAGAGCAAAGAGATAAAATCATAAAAACTGCTGAACTTGAAGCTGTTAAAATGAAATCAGATGTAAGAAAAGAACTTCAAGATGAAGTAAAAGATTTAGCTGTAAGATTGGCTGAAAAGCTGATTGAAGAAAAAATAAATCCTAAACTAGAGTCTACCTTAATAGATGAGTTTATAGAAGAGGTAGGGGAAGAAAGATGA
- the atpC gene encoding Na(+)-translocating ATPase subunit epsilon, with protein MATFKVKVVNYQEKVLEQEAEFLLVRTTEGEMGILPNHSPFVAGLAIGEMKIRLNGNEKCYFVSGGFLEISNNVVTVLADEAMPCEMIDLERARKEAEEAKAKLDKLKEDKDILLTEKNLNEALVKVRLAEKLL; from the coding sequence ATGGCTACTTTTAAAGTTAAGGTTGTAAATTATCAAGAAAAAGTTTTGGAACAGGAAGCTGAATTTCTTCTTGTAAGAACTACTGAAGGAGAGATGGGAATACTTCCTAATCACTCACCTTTTGTTGCAGGACTTGCTATTGGTGAAATGAAAATCAGACTTAACGGAAATGAAAAATGTTATTTTGTTTCAGGAGGATTTCTTGAAATATCTAACAATGTTGTAACTGTATTGGCAGATGAAGCTATGCCTTGTGAAATGATAGATCTGGAAAGAGCTAGAAAAGAGGCTGAAGAAGCTAAGGCAAAGTTGGATAAATTGAAAGAGGATAAAGATATCCTTCTAACTGAAAAAAATCTAAATGAAGCTTTAGTAAAAGTTCGTTTAGCTGAAAAATTATTGTAA
- the atpB gene encoding F-ATPase subunit 6, which translates to MRLGAIEFVTPPLVEGPRIVFFLPLPEFLHKMPFAMEMANGGYGLPVTITVVTTWFIILTLFILFKLGTKRLEMIPGKAQIMLESIYDFLDAIIEQMLGSWKKKYFSYISTLFLFIFTSNIVTFFPIPWYSVENGVFQLAPAFRSPTADLNTTVGLALLTTFAFLKANISTNGLGGYLKGFIEPIPVMLPLNIVGEFAKPVNISVRLFGNMFAGGVIMGLLYMAAPAIVPAPLHLYFDLFMGLVQSFVFIMLSMVYIQGSLGDAEYTE; encoded by the coding sequence ATGAGATTAGGAGCAATAGAGTTCGTAACACCCCCTTTGGTGGAAGGACCAAGAATTGTATTTTTTCTCCCTCTTCCTGAATTTCTTCACAAAATGCCGTTTGCGATGGAAATGGCCAATGGAGGATACGGGTTGCCAGTAACAATAACAGTTGTGACAACTTGGTTTATCATTTTGACACTGTTTATTTTATTTAAACTGGGAACGAAAAGACTGGAAATGATACCAGGAAAGGCTCAAATAATGCTGGAAAGTATATATGACTTTTTAGATGCTATAATTGAGCAGATGCTGGGATCATGGAAGAAAAAGTATTTTTCCTACATATCGACACTTTTTTTGTTTATATTCACATCTAACATAGTAACATTCTTTCCTATACCATGGTATTCTGTGGAAAATGGAGTGTTTCAGTTAGCACCGGCTTTTAGATCACCGACAGCCGATTTGAATACTACAGTAGGATTGGCACTACTTACAACGTTTGCTTTCTTAAAAGCAAATATATCAACCAATGGTTTGGGTGGATATTTAAAAGGATTTATTGAACCAATACCAGTTATGCTTCCTTTGAACATAGTTGGAGAGTTTGCTAAACCAGTAAATATATCTGTCAGACTTTTTGGAAATATGTTCGCAGGTGGAGTTATTATGGGACTTCTATATATGGCAGCTCCAGCAATAGTTCCAGCACCTTTACATTTGTATTTTGACCTGTTTATGGGATTGGTACAAAGTTTTGTATTTATCATGTTGAGCATGGTATATATTCAAGGCTCTTTAGGAGATGCAGAATATACAGAATAA
- the paiA_1 gene encoding Protease synthase and sporulation negative regulatory protein PAI 1 — protein MDIIIRTVKLEDTESINVLYKEVDELHLEKYPELFKKPEEEGRPIEYIKSIIETSYREIFVAERDKEIIGMAEVMVTQNQPFPVKTDMKWVALDNLVVSEKFKGHGIGSMLIDCVIDWARDWNINRIELKVYEQNFEALSFYEAKGFETLNRTMFLNIE, from the coding sequence ATGGACATAATAATAAGAACTGTAAAATTAGAGGATACAGAAAGCATTAATGTTTTGTATAAAGAAGTTGATGAACTTCATTTGGAAAAATATCCAGAACTTTTTAAAAAGCCAGAAGAGGAAGGCAGACCTATTGAATATATAAAAAGTATTATAGAAACTTCATATAGAGAAATATTTGTAGCTGAACGTGATAAAGAAATTATAGGAATGGCAGAAGTTATGGTTACTCAAAATCAGCCTTTTCCAGTGAAAACAGACATGAAATGGGTAGCTTTGGATAATCTTGTGGTTAGTGAGAAATTTAAAGGACATGGGATAGGGAGTATGCTTATAGACTGTGTTATAGACTGGGCAAGAGATTGGAATATAAACAGAATAGAATTAAAAGTTTATGAGCAGAATTTTGAAGCTTTATCTTTTTATGAAGCAAAAGGGTTTGAAACACTTAATAGGACAATGTTTTTGAATATAGAATAA
- the atpG gene encoding F-ATPase gamma subunit, sodium ion specific, producing MAGAKEIKSRIKSVQSTHQITKAMEIVSTTKFKRFSALVTKSRPYAESIHNILSNIAAGVKSEKHPLFDGREEVKKIGVIVMTSDRGLCGGFNNNTLREMEKIMRKNSGKEVSVIAIGRKGREYCSKRKYDLKASYIQLIPETMGDKAKEISENIVDYYYNGIFDEVYMIYNKFVSALRSDLLVRKLIPIERVEATENTAYIFEPDAETILSALLPKYLNVEIYQALLNNTASEHSARKNSMKSATDNAEEMMKELNLKYNRERQSAITQEITEIVGGAAALN from the coding sequence ATGGCTGGAGCTAAAGAGATAAAAAGCAGAATTAAAAGTGTTCAGTCTACTCACCAGATCACTAAAGCCATGGAAATTGTTTCTACTACAAAATTCAAAAGATTTTCAGCATTAGTAACTAAATCAAGACCTTATGCTGAAAGTATCCATAATATCTTGTCTAATATAGCAGCAGGAGTTAAGAGTGAAAAGCACCCTCTTTTTGATGGAAGAGAAGAAGTTAAGAAGATAGGTGTAATAGTTATGACATCTGACAGAGGACTTTGTGGAGGATTTAATAACAACACTCTTAGAGAGATGGAAAAAATCATGAGAAAGAATAGTGGAAAAGAGGTTTCAGTGATTGCTATAGGAAGAAAAGGAAGAGAATACTGTTCTAAGAGAAAGTATGATCTGAAAGCAAGCTATATCCAGCTTATTCCTGAAACTATGGGAGATAAAGCAAAAGAGATAAGTGAAAATATAGTTGATTATTACTACAATGGTATCTTTGATGAGGTGTATATGATTTATAATAAATTTGTATCAGCTTTAAGAAGTGACCTTTTAGTAAGAAAGCTTATTCCTATAGAAAGAGTAGAAGCTACAGAAAATACAGCATATATTTTTGAACCAGATGCAGAAACTATTTTATCTGCACTTCTTCCTAAATATTTAAATGTTGAGATATATCAAGCTCTTTTAAATAATACTGCAAGTGAACATTCAGCAAGAAAGAATTCAATGAAGAGTGCAACAGATAATGCAGAAGAAATGATGAAAGAGCTTAATCTGAAATATAATAGAGAAAGACAATCAGCTATTACTCAAGAAATAACTGAAATAGTTGGTGGAGCAGCAGCTCTAAATTAA
- a CDS encoding Predicted membrane protein — translation MVEKNVKILKRAFLVSIAVAISIWVCNYFNLSHFYAGIGALNVSDLNDSKTRKQAYERVMTTIFGGVIAVLICYMGFQENLIMYILGLCVVCCFNEIVMRVPSSVGCIAFTYIMLNVDPERTPVGYLMERVIGTFAGVAAISLVITLYNAFFNKEEMKNKVPPMPKADLKKQIMRGLEPGMAVILGLAVIKFINHFFDPVYITNYTLYYCALAIVVPFRLEWNELLLRTKERFLSTVFGGFVAFALYFSGFTGTFWCSVGIILVIIITEIFVKVPASLGGIVFMFIMVNMKKPGLTPMLYYTNRVYGTAVGVITIIIFSYIFNKVVEKYKKPRGNNRVFKGDVK, via the coding sequence ATGGTAGAAAAAAATGTCAAGATACTAAAGCGAGCATTTTTAGTATCAATAGCAGTTGCCATATCCATATGGGTATGTAATTATTTTAACCTTTCACATTTTTATGCAGGGATAGGGGCTTTAAATGTATCAGATTTGAATGATTCAAAAACAAGAAAACAAGCTTATGAGAGAGTTATGACAACCATATTTGGAGGGGTAATAGCAGTTCTTATATGCTATATGGGATTTCAGGAAAATCTTATTATGTACATATTAGGATTGTGTGTTGTATGCTGTTTCAATGAGATAGTAATGAGAGTTCCATCATCTGTAGGTTGTATAGCTTTTACCTACATAATGCTGAATGTGGACCCTGAGAGAACACCAGTTGGGTATCTCATGGAGAGGGTGATAGGAACTTTTGCAGGGGTTGCAGCTATTTCTCTTGTAATAACGTTGTACAATGCATTTTTTAACAAAGAAGAGATGAAGAATAAGGTGCCACCAATGCCAAAAGCTGATTTGAAAAAGCAGATAATGAGGGGATTGGAACCTGGAATGGCTGTAATTTTAGGACTAGCAGTAATAAAATTTATCAATCACTTTTTTGATCCTGTGTATATAACAAATTATACTTTGTATTACTGTGCTCTTGCTATAGTAGTACCATTTAGACTTGAATGGAATGAGCTTCTTTTGCGAACAAAGGAAAGATTTCTCAGTACAGTATTTGGAGGGTTTGTAGCATTTGCTCTATATTTTTCAGGTTTCACTGGAACGTTTTGGTGCTCTGTAGGGATAATACTTGTAATAATAATAACAGAAATATTTGTAAAAGTACCAGCTTCTCTAGGTGGAATAGTATTTATGTTTATAATGGTTAATATGAAAAAGCCAGGGTTGACTCCAATGCTTTATTATACTAATAGAGTGTATGGAACAGCTGTTGGGGTTATAACCATAATAATATTTTCATACATATTTAATAAAGTTGTTGAAAAATATAAAAAACCAAGAGGAAATAATAGGGTATTTAAGGGAGATGTAAAATGA
- the atpE_2 gene encoding Lipid-binding protein, protein MNEMLLAKTIVLAASAIGAGCAMIAGLGPGIGEGYAAGKAVEAVARQPEAKGNIISTMILGQAVAESTGIYSLVIALILLYANPFVGMLG, encoded by the coding sequence ATGAACGAAATGTTATTAGCAAAAACTATAGTATTAGCAGCATCAGCGATTGGAGCAGGGTGTGCAATGATAGCTGGATTAGGGCCAGGAATTGGAGAAGGTTATGCAGCAGGTAAAGCAGTAGAAGCAGTAGCTAGACAACCAGAAGCAAAAGGAAATATTATCTCTACAATGATACTAGGGCAAGCCGTTGCAGAATCAACAGGTATTTACTCTCTAGTTATTGCTTTGATATTATTATATGCTAACCCTTTCGTAGGAATGTTAGGATAA
- a CDS encoding Tetratricopeptide repeat, with the protein MEEEKKQLNTIKKVKKNGKVENYSIAANYEKMGDYENAAKYYFKVITEENRRDTWIYKKAGAVFKKIGKYVEALDCYKKAKEFNGKNSSKEIDAEIAWLERKMK; encoded by the coding sequence TTGGAAGAAGAGAAGAAGCAGCTGAATACTATAAAAAAAGTAAAAAAAAACGGTAAAGTAGAAAATTATAGTATAGCTGCTAATTATGAGAAAATGGGTGACTATGAAAACGCAGCAAAATATTATTTCAAAGTAATTACTGAGGAAAATAGAAGAGATACATGGATATATAAAAAAGCAGGGGCAGTTTTCAAGAAGATAGGAAAATATGTAGAAGCTTTAGACTGCTATAAAAAAGCTAAAGAATTTAATGGGAAAAATAGTTCAAAAGAAATAGATGCAGAAATAGCATGGCTTGAAAGAAAAATGAAATAA
- the atpD gene encoding ATP synthase subunit beta, sodium ion specific, whose amino-acid sequence MENKGTITQIISAVVDVSFKDQLPSIYNALKVKVGDKELVLEVQQHLGNNVIRAVAMDSTDGLQRGMEVIDTGSPIKVPVGKAVLGRILNVLGQPVDDGGPIETEEFLPIHRDAPSFEEQETETEIFETGIKVIDLLAPYIKGGKIGLFGGAGVGKTVLIMELINNIAKGHGGLSVFAGVGERTREGRDLYDEMTESGVLSKTSLVYGQMNEPPGARLRVGLTGLTIAENFRDKEGQDVLLFIDNIFRFTQAGSEVSALLGRMPSAVGYQPNLATEMGTLQERITSTKSGSITSVQAVYVPADDLTDPAPATTFSHLDATTVLSRNIASLGIYPAVDPLDSTSKALSAEIVGKEHYEVAREVQEVLQRYKELQDIIAILGMDELSDEDKLTVSRARKIQRFFSQPFSVAEQFTGMEGKYVTVKDTIRGFKEILEGKHDDIPEQAFLFVGTIEEAVAKGRDLMKGDE is encoded by the coding sequence GTGGAGAACAAAGGAACTATAACACAGATTATCAGTGCCGTTGTAGACGTGTCTTTTAAAGACCAGCTGCCTAGTATATATAATGCATTGAAAGTAAAAGTTGGAGATAAAGAACTTGTACTTGAAGTTCAACAGCATCTAGGTAACAATGTAATAAGAGCAGTAGCAATGGACTCTACTGATGGTCTTCAAAGAGGTATGGAAGTAATAGATACTGGTTCCCCTATAAAAGTACCAGTAGGGAAAGCAGTTCTTGGAAGAATATTAAATGTTCTAGGACAACCAGTTGATGATGGTGGTCCTATTGAAACAGAAGAATTCCTTCCTATACATAGAGATGCTCCAAGTTTTGAAGAGCAGGAAACAGAAACTGAGATATTTGAAACAGGAATAAAAGTAATTGACTTATTGGCACCATATATAAAAGGTGGAAAAATTGGACTATTTGGTGGAGCTGGAGTTGGAAAAACAGTTCTTATCATGGAGCTTATCAATAATATTGCTAAGGGACATGGAGGACTTTCAGTTTTCGCTGGAGTTGGAGAGAGAACAAGAGAAGGTAGAGATCTTTATGATGAAATGACTGAATCAGGAGTTTTATCTAAGACATCTCTAGTTTATGGACAGATGAATGAGCCACCTGGAGCAAGACTTAGAGTAGGTCTTACAGGACTTACTATTGCAGAAAACTTTAGAGATAAAGAGGGACAAGACGTTCTTCTATTCATAGATAATATATTCAGATTTACTCAAGCAGGTTCTGAAGTATCAGCATTATTAGGAAGAATGCCATCAGCTGTTGGATATCAACCTAACCTTGCTACAGAAATGGGAACTCTGCAAGAAAGAATTACTTCAACTAAATCAGGATCAATAACATCTGTACAAGCAGTATATGTACCAGCAGATGACCTTACTGACCCTGCACCAGCAACAACATTCTCACACTTAGATGCAACTACAGTTCTGTCTAGAAACATAGCTTCATTAGGTATCTATCCAGCAGTTGACCCTCTTGATTCTACATCAAAAGCTTTGTCAGCTGAAATTGTAGGAAAAGAACACTATGAAGTAGCTAGAGAAGTACAGGAAGTTCTTCAAAGATATAAAGAACTTCAAGATATTATTGCTATTCTGGGTATGGACGAACTATCTGATGAGGATAAACTTACAGTATCAAGAGCTAGAAAAATTCAAAGATTTTTCTCTCAGCCATTCTCTGTTGCTGAACAATTTACTGGAATGGAAGGAAAATATGTTACTGTAAAAGATACTATTAGAGGTTTTAAAGAAATACTTGAAGGTAAACATGATGATATCCCTGAACAAGCTTTCCTATTTGTAGGAACTATAGAGGAGGCAGTGGCTAAAGGAAGAGACCTTATGAAAGGGGATGAATAA
- the atpA gene encoding ATP synthase subunit alpha, sodium ion specific translates to MKIRPEEVSSIIKNEIENYKKSLDIKTSGSVLEVGDGIARVYGLSSAMSGELLEFPHGVMGMALNLEEDNVGAVILGDFSLIKEGDEVRATGRVVSVPAGESLLGRVVNALGEPIDGKGEIKAEKYMEIERKASGIISRKPVFEPLQTGIKSIDGMVPIGRGQRELIIGDRQTGKTAIAIDAILNQKGTGVKCIYVAIGQKRSTVAQIYKKLEDAGAMEYTTIVAATASEAAPLQYMAPYSGVSMGEYFLDKGEHVLIVYDDLSKHAVAYREMSLLLKRPPGREAYPGDVFYLHSRLLERAAKLSDKLGGGSITALPIIETQAGDVSAYIPTNVISITDGQIFLDSQLFNSGFRPAINAGISVSRVGGSAQIKAMKQVASKVKLELAQYTELLTFAQFGSDLDKSTKAQLERGNRIMEVLKQPQYKPFPVEEQVVAFFAVINGYLDSIEVDKVRRFEEELLTELRNTTDILAEIKEKKALSKEMETKLGEAINAFKKNFN, encoded by the coding sequence TTGAAAATTAGGCCAGAAGAAGTGAGCAGTATAATTAAGAATGAGATTGAGAATTATAAAAAAAGTCTTGATATAAAAACTTCAGGTTCTGTTCTGGAAGTAGGAGATGGAATAGCCAGAGTTTACGGATTGAGCAGTGCAATGTCTGGGGAGCTATTGGAGTTTCCTCATGGAGTAATGGGAATGGCATTGAACCTAGAAGAAGATAATGTAGGAGCAGTTATACTTGGAGATTTCTCTTTAATAAAAGAGGGAGATGAAGTAAGAGCAACTGGAAGAGTTGTTTCTGTTCCAGCTGGAGAATCTCTATTAGGAAGAGTAGTAAATGCTCTTGGAGAACCAATTGATGGAAAAGGTGAAATTAAAGCTGAGAAATATATGGAGATAGAGAGAAAAGCTTCAGGTATTATCTCTAGAAAACCAGTATTTGAACCATTACAGACAGGAATTAAATCTATTGATGGTATGGTACCTATTGGTAGAGGACAAAGAGAACTTATAATTGGAGATAGACAGACAGGTAAAACAGCTATTGCTATTGATGCTATCCTTAATCAAAAAGGAACAGGAGTAAAATGTATCTATGTTGCAATTGGACAAAAAAGATCTACTGTTGCTCAGATATATAAAAAGCTGGAAGATGCAGGAGCTATGGAATATACAACTATAGTTGCAGCTACAGCATCTGAAGCAGCTCCATTACAATATATGGCTCCATATTCAGGAGTATCTATGGGAGAATATTTCTTAGATAAAGGTGAACATGTACTTATTGTTTATGATGATTTATCAAAACATGCAGTAGCATACAGAGAAATGTCACTGTTGCTTAAAAGACCACCTGGAAGAGAAGCTTATCCTGGAGATGTATTCTACTTACATTCAAGATTACTTGAAAGAGCAGCTAAGTTATCTGATAAATTAGGTGGAGGATCTATAACAGCTCTTCCTATAATAGAAACACAAGCAGGAGATGTATCAGCATACATTCCTACAAATGTAATTTCAATTACTGATGGACAGATATTCCTAGACTCTCAATTATTTAACTCTGGATTCAGACCTGCCATAAATGCTGGTATATCTGTATCGAGGGTTGGAGGTTCTGCACAAATAAAAGCTATGAAACAAGTTGCTTCTAAAGTAAAACTTGAATTGGCTCAATATACAGAACTATTAACATTTGCACAATTTGGATCAGACCTTGATAAGTCTACAAAAGCTCAATTGGAAAGAGGTAATAGAATTATGGAAGTTTTAAAACAACCACAATATAAACCTTTCCCAGTTGAAGAACAAGTAGTTGCATTCTTTGCTGTAATCAATGGATATCTTGATTCAATAGAGGTAGATAAAGTAAGAAGATTTGAAGAAGAACTTCTGACAGAACTTAGAAATACTACTGATATTTTAGCTGAGATAAAAGAGAAAAAAGCTTTAAGCAAAGAGATGGAAACAAAATTGGGAGAAGCAATCAACGCTTTCAAAAAGAACTTTAACTAG
- the atpH_1 gene encoding F-type ATPase subunit delta has product MAEYLKIYYEKNQILDVEATFAVEPSELQKKKLIEKLMKKTGKKINLDVKIDKSIIGGGIIKIGDQVTDGSIRKELNFLRKNRKAWKAGGVIS; this is encoded by the coding sequence GTGGCAGAATATCTGAAAATATACTATGAAAAAAATCAGATACTTGATGTTGAGGCAACCTTTGCTGTTGAACCAAGTGAGCTACAAAAGAAAAAATTAATAGAAAAATTAATGAAGAAAACAGGGAAAAAAATCAATCTTGATGTAAAAATTGATAAATCCATTATAGGTGGAGGTATTATTAAAATAGGAGATCAGGTAACTGATGGATCTATACGTAAAGAATTGAATTTCCTAAGAAAAAATAGAAAGGCTTGGAAAGCAGGAGGTGTAATCAGTTGA
- the atpH_2 gene encoding F-type ATPase subunit delta: MIDNQVGRRYAEAIYEIAESTDKVKPIYEKLNALMELYKNDDEFKTFITHPLIEEDEKKKVLSSIFKDSDEGILNIMFYILDKKE, encoded by the coding sequence ATGATAGATAATCAAGTAGGAAGAAGATATGCTGAAGCTATCTATGAAATCGCTGAATCTACTGACAAAGTAAAACCTATTTATGAAAAGTTAAATGCCCTCATGGAATTATATAAAAATGATGATGAATTTAAAACTTTTATCACACATCCACTGATTGAAGAAGATGAAAAGAAAAAAGTATTGAGTTCTATTTTCAAAGATTCTGATGAAGGAATTTTAAATATAATGTTTTATATTCTTGATAAAAAAGAATAG